The Vibrio sp. STUT-A11 region GCGAGTCGAGTTCGGTTCGCTGACACACTCGGTATTCTGGACCCATTTTCGACTTACCAGATCATCTCCGAGGTGCGAGCAACAACGGGCCTGCAGATTGAAATGCATGCGCACAACGATTTGGGAATGGCGACAGCAAACTCTCTGGCGGCGATACGTGCTGGAGCGAACTCTGTCAATACCACAGTTAATGGGCTTGGCGAGCGTGCGGGTAATGCGGCACTAGAGGAAATTACCGTTGCCCTGAATGTGCTGAAACAAGCGGAAACCGGCGTTGATTTATTAAAACTTGATGGCTTATGTCGTTACGTGCAAGTCGTATCTGGACGACAGCCTGCGCCACAAAAAGCGATAGTTGGTGAATGTGTTTTTACCCATGAATCGGGTATCCATGTCGATGGTTTACTTAAAGACATCAATAACTATCAGGGGGTTGCACCTGACTTAGTAGGGCGTTCCCATCAAATGGTGTTGGGTAAGCACTCTGGTATTCAGGCGATTGAGTCAATCTATGGGGGAATGGGCATTCGACTGACTAGAGCACAGTGTGAATTGATAAAAGCTCAGCTGGTTTACTGGTCAGAAACCTATAAATGCGTCCCAACTCCTCAGCAGTTAAGAAGTTTTACATCAATGTTACACACGGCTTAGCCTCGACATCTTAGGAGTGAATGATATGGACATCACCGAACAAAGCACTCTCGTTGAAGATCTTGAGCAACTTGAGAGTGTAGAGGACTTTTTAGACTATTTCGCGATTGAATACAGTAGCCAGGTTGTGCAAAGCAAGCACATTCCCCTGTTAAGGCTATGCCGACAGTTATTAACGGCGAAAAAGGCGACGGATAGTTACGATGATTATCGAGATGCACTATCGACAGCCTATGGACAAATTGCCCGTGG contains the following coding sequences:
- the nifV gene encoding homocitrate synthase, which translates into the protein MDKDVQPASVIINDTTLRDGEQSPGVGFTTEEKVKIASLLEAAGVPELEVGIPAMGEQERETIKAITSSLHQAETMGWCRMLAEDVQCAGNLGLDWLDLSIPVSHQQIKHKLNKTLDDVLNGCERVIQQALESGMQVCVGMEDASRADHDVLCRVLEVVESFGASRVRFADTLGILDPFSTYQIISEVRATTGLQIEMHAHNDLGMATANSLAAIRAGANSVNTTVNGLGERAGNAALEEITVALNVLKQAETGVDLLKLDGLCRYVQVVSGRQPAPQKAIVGECVFTHESGIHVDGLLKDINNYQGVAPDLVGRSHQMVLGKHSGIQAIESIYGGMGIRLTRAQCELIKAQLVYWSETYKCVPTPQQLRSFTSMLHTA
- a CDS encoding nitrogenase-stabilizing/protective protein NifW encodes the protein MDITEQSTLVEDLEQLESVEDFLDYFAIEYSSQVVQSKHIPLLRLCRQLLTAKKATDSYDDYRDALSTAYGQIARGRLPTVNQSACATCQSDCDKTE